The window CGGAATGCTCAATGATGGTGGCAATACCAAACGTTTGGCATCACTCGGATAATCGTGGTGTACGCCGTGCATAATAAAATGTAGCCTTTTCGCCCACTCCCAATTTTCGTTGGGTTTAAGGTGAAAAACAAAGCGGTGCATAATATACTCGGTAATTGTCCAGATAAATAAGCCCAGGATAAACAATTCCGTGTATTTTATAAAACCGATACCAGCGTTAAAGGCCAGGTAGGTTGAGTAAATGATAACCGGTACAAAAATATACAGGGGCACGGTATAATGCACCTTTGATAAACTCTCTAAAAAGTTGCTTTTAAACATCCTCACAGACTCCTGCGAGTTAGATACATAATTCTTTTTTGCCATAATATATCAGGTTTAAAATTTTTAAGGATTTCTTCGCCTGTTATTTAATGTTTTGTTTTGATATAATTTATTACAGTGTTAAGTCTACAGTCTTTAGTTGGAAGCCATAAGTCGGAATTTGCCTTTGTTCGGCTTAAAACCAACTGTCATTTTACCATTGGCACAACACCCGGAGCATAATTCAACCGCTGAGCGAAGGTACGATATTTTAACCGGGGTCTCAAGTTGTAAGTTCAAAGCCTTAAATTGGAGAAATCTTAATTTTTCATCACCAGTGCTGAAATTGAACTTGTGGCTAAAGACTACTGACTTAGAACTTATAAACCTTCTTCCTCTTGTTTTATCAAGGCCTTTTTTGCTTCTCTTAACCGGTTAAACGCGGTAATATTGGTTAGCACCGCCAGCAACACCAAAGGAAAGGTAAATATTGATATCGGTTCAAATATGTGAAATTTAATACCCGGTACAAATAATTTATAATTACCGCCGATATATTGCGCAACTATACCGCTTATTAACGCGCATACGCCAATAGTAACCACACGCTCGGGCCGTTGCATTAAACCGCCTTTTACCTCAACACCCAAGCCTTCGGCACGTGCCCTTACATAACTTACCATCATAGAGCCTATAAGGGCTATAAACGCTGCTATCGAACTTATAAAATAGTGATGCCCAACCAGGTAATAACAAATACCCAGGAACATAATTAACTCGCTGTAACGGTCAAGAACAGAATCATACAAAGCGCCGAAGGTTGATTTCATGTTGCCTAAGCGGGCTACCTGGCCGTCAAGCATATCAAACAAGCCGGCAAACAGTATCAAACCACCTGCCCAGCCTACATATCGCAAATCGCCGCGGTTACCTTCTTCGGCACCTAAAATAAAAATGGCCGCAACACCAACGTTCAGTACAAAACCAATTGATGTAACTGCGTTTGGCGTTAATCCAACCTTGATCAGAATTTTTACAACGGGATCAATCACCCGGTAAATACCTAATTGCAGGTTTGTTCTAAGCGATATTTTTTGTTCCATTTTTGTAATAGTTTGATGTACAAAATTAAAAATCAAATTTAATTCTGGTGCGTATACCCCAATTTGCTACGTTCGGATGATTAAGGTAGTTAAACCTTTCCACAAAATCAACACGAATTAGTTTAAATATGTTTTCGATACCAACGCTTCCCTCAACATAAGGAGTGCGGCCTAATGAATAAGTTAGCGGTACCCCATTATCATCAACCGGTAACTGGTATAATGATGGGTGTATAGATGGATTATTACCGTCGCTTAAGCCGCCCCATAATACTTTAAGAGATGCTGTTTCGCGCCATTTTAATTTTTTGAACAACGGCACTTTATTAAAGAAGAAACCCATAAAGTGCTGATCAATCCTTACACCTTCATAATGATCATAAACAAACTCTAAAAAGTTCATCAGGTTATAGGAATCGATATCATAAGCATAAGTTTGGTTGGCACGCGGAATTGATAGCAGCGGATATGGTACTGTGCCGAACACCTTGCCGCCGTATACAGCTACATCGGCATAACCCAACTGCGATTCGTATACACGTTTATCAATACGGGCATCAATTTTTTGGTAATTGTATTCGCCGCCAAAAACGTTTTTCAAACCAGCGGTAAATTGTACCTGGTAAATAGGATACTTATTAGGGAGCGGAGTACGATAAATTTTACCCTGGTAAAACTCTTCGTTTGGCGCGTATCTTAAACCCGCAGTTATTTCGGTCGACGT is drawn from Mucilaginibacter ginsenosidivorax and contains these coding sequences:
- a CDS encoding sterol desaturase family protein, which codes for MAKKNYVSNSQESVRMFKSNFLESLSKVHYTVPLYIFVPVIIYSTYLAFNAGIGFIKYTELFILGLFIWTITEYIMHRFVFHLKPNENWEWAKRLHFIMHGVHHDYPSDAKRLVLPPSLSIPLATGFFFLFKWILPADNVFGFFPGFILGYLFYDISHYAMHHFNFKSGLFKKIKQHHMLHHYQDPDRGYGVSSPLWDKIFRSGFLKK
- a CDS encoding CDP-alcohol phosphatidyltransferase family protein translates to MEQKISLRTNLQLGIYRVIDPVVKILIKVGLTPNAVTSIGFVLNVGVAAIFILGAEEGNRGDLRYVGWAGGLILFAGLFDMLDGQVARLGNMKSTFGALYDSVLDRYSELIMFLGICYYLVGHHYFISSIAAFIALIGSMMVSYVRARAEGLGVEVKGGLMQRPERVVTIGVCALISGIVAQYIGGNYKLFVPGIKFHIFEPISIFTFPLVLLAVLTNITAFNRLREAKKALIKQEEEGL